The Chryseobacterium sp. 52 genome includes a region encoding these proteins:
- a CDS encoding XAC2610-related protein — MKKLFLLIVSTIFGILMHAQPITLKYATEMKELRLKLYYGNGGKGAFIQYEGKKEIIPLKVNSYRLDTISQGPDQPAHHYFVWDEMVNGKLNGTYKMMQMQNVIVDPSYIRIRDFMHFNLELVEEEGGPDGDDKYLLHGAMISFNHFYNNKLLIEYPDGKKMSAELPFPDSPDAAMQSFIEDYNFDGYDDLAFTIPDAGMGVYNMFTIYLYNPKTKRFNQLKEPDYSKSGCSCLCDVLTNKEKKLLQTGCRGGASWHQDLYRFDKTGILRWVRSRELGED, encoded by the coding sequence ATGAAAAAACTTTTTCTACTCATTGTAAGTACTATTTTTGGGATTCTTATGCATGCTCAGCCGATCACTTTAAAATATGCTACTGAAATGAAAGAACTCAGGCTGAAACTGTATTATGGGAATGGCGGGAAAGGAGCTTTTATACAGTATGAAGGGAAGAAAGAAATTATTCCGTTAAAGGTCAATAGTTACAGACTGGATACCATTTCACAAGGCCCCGATCAACCGGCTCATCATTATTTTGTATGGGATGAAATGGTCAACGGAAAACTTAACGGAACGTATAAAATGATGCAAATGCAGAATGTTATTGTAGATCCTTCTTACATCAGAATACGGGATTTCATGCATTTCAACCTTGAACTTGTGGAAGAAGAGGGAGGTCCGGACGGCGATGATAAATACCTGCTGCATGGTGCCATGATCTCTTTTAATCATTTTTATAATAACAAACTGCTGATCGAATATCCTGACGGAAAAAAGATGAGTGCAGAGCTTCCTTTTCCGGACAGCCCTGATGCAGCAATGCAGAGTTTTATAGAAGATTATAATTTTGATGGATATGATGATCTTGCATTCACCATTCCGGATGCAGGAATGGGAGTTTACAATATGTTCACCATTTATCTTTATAATCCCAAAACTAAACGGTTTAATCAGCTTAAAGAGCCGGACTACTCAAAGTCCGGATGTTCGTGTCTTTGTGATGTATTAACAAACAAAGAAAAGAAGCTCCTGCAGACCGGTTGTAGAGGGGGTGCTTCATGGCATCAGGATTTGTACCGTTTTGATAAAACCGGGATCTTAAGATGGGTCAGATCCAGAGAATTGGGAGAAGACTAA
- a CDS encoding response regulator transcription factor: MEEINRFFNDKNEVHHDAEIDRSQVGEYLEAVKAFSRITYQSLYVIDYQTRAFEYVSENPLFLCGKTSEEVKELGYAFYFQNVKPEDVELLIKINEAGFEFYENIPVHERKLYSISYDFYLINSKKNMVLVNHKLTPMFLTEEGQIWKALCVVSLSNSTASGNVVISREGSDELWKYNLESNRWEKDEKIKLSQREYEILSLYASGLTINEIAEKLFISADTVKFHRKKLFEKIGVNNIAEALGYAKTNKLL; this comes from the coding sequence ATGGAAGAAATTAATAGATTTTTTAACGATAAAAATGAGGTTCACCATGATGCGGAAATAGACCGCAGCCAGGTAGGGGAATATCTGGAAGCGGTAAAGGCATTTTCCAGAATTACCTACCAGAGTTTGTACGTCATAGATTATCAGACCAGAGCTTTTGAGTATGTATCTGAAAATCCACTGTTTTTGTGTGGGAAAACCTCGGAAGAGGTGAAAGAACTTGGGTATGCTTTTTATTTTCAAAATGTAAAGCCTGAAGATGTAGAACTGCTAATAAAGATCAATGAGGCAGGTTTTGAGTTCTACGAAAATATTCCTGTACATGAACGAAAGCTGTATTCTATTTCCTATGATTTTTATCTGATCAACTCTAAGAAGAATATGGTTCTTGTCAATCATAAACTTACCCCTATGTTTTTAACCGAAGAAGGGCAGATCTGGAAAGCATTGTGTGTCGTCTCACTTTCCAACAGTACCGCTTCCGGGAATGTGGTGATCAGCAGAGAAGGTTCAGATGAACTTTGGAAATATAATCTTGAGAGTAATAGATGGGAAAAAGACGAGAAAATAAAGCTTTCCCAAAGAGAATATGAGATTTTGAGCCTCTATGCGAGTGGACTGACTATTAATGAAATCGCAGAAAAATTATTTATTTCTGCAGATACCGTAAAATTTCACAGGAAAAAGCTGTTTGAGAAAATTGGAGTGAACAACATCGCTGAAGCGCTTGGTTATGCTAAAACCAATAAATTGCTGTAA
- a CDS encoding L,D-transpeptidase has translation MKNISVKKSFLYACICAVFMISCKKEIEKISDTFKDTVSSSETPMVEKDSIRKDSVVQKESVPPAMQENGFYNAFVLPKDKKLRDSVYAEFSKKYSEKERYAILALNRLDSKNRYNADTLVVPAKIDTTLMSYSPFPMQLDVLSGVKKFVIFSYPIQAYGVYSNGSLVKWGPTSMGKKAAQTTRGLTFANWKKKLSISTVSSEWKLPYNFNIHNIGGIGWHQYDLPGYPASHSCLRLLMKDAQWLYSYADTWILNPGGATTKAKGTAVMVFGDYKWGGRKPWKKLLDDPNANNISVEEMTKLLEPNVDKMLREQDNREKVADSIRTAKAMAEPVQSEKTTEIPAN, from the coding sequence ATGAAAAACATATCTGTGAAAAAATCATTTTTATATGCATGTATCTGCGCTGTATTCATGATTTCATGTAAAAAGGAAATTGAGAAAATAAGCGATACTTTTAAAGATACCGTCTCTTCATCAGAAACTCCCATGGTAGAAAAAGACTCTATCAGGAAAGATTCTGTAGTGCAAAAAGAATCCGTTCCGCCGGCAATGCAGGAAAACGGCTTTTATAATGCTTTTGTTCTTCCGAAAGATAAGAAGCTAAGAGATTCTGTCTATGCAGAATTCAGTAAGAAATATAGCGAGAAAGAGCGGTATGCTATTCTGGCATTGAACAGACTTGACTCTAAAAACAGATACAACGCTGATACATTAGTGGTTCCTGCTAAAATAGACACCACACTGATGTCTTACTCACCTTTTCCCATGCAGCTGGATGTATTAAGCGGAGTGAAAAAATTTGTAATTTTTTCCTATCCTATACAGGCTTACGGAGTATATTCTAACGGAAGTCTTGTAAAGTGGGGCCCAACAAGTATGGGAAAAAAAGCGGCACAGACAACAAGAGGTCTTACGTTTGCCAACTGGAAAAAGAAACTCTCAATTTCAACGGTTAGCAGTGAATGGAAACTTCCTTATAATTTCAATATCCATAATATCGGAGGTATCGGATGGCATCAGTATGATCTTCCGGGATATCCGGCTTCACATTCGTGTCTGCGTCTTTTGATGAAAGATGCTCAGTGGCTGTACTCTTATGCAGATACCTGGATCCTGAATCCGGGAGGTGCCACTACAAAAGCAAAAGGAACGGCAGTGATGGTATTCGGAGATTATAAATGGGGAGGAAGAAAGCCCTGGAAAAAACTCCTGGATGATCCCAACGCCAATAATATTTCAGTAGAAGAAATGACTAAACTTCTGGAACCGAACGTTGATAAAATGCTCAGAGAGCAGGATAACAGAGAAAAAGTAGCAGATTCTATAAGAACGGCCAAAGCAATGGCTGAACCCGTTCAAAGCGAAAAAACAACAGAAATTCCTGCTAATTAA